A portion of the Chaetodon trifascialis isolate fChaTrf1 chromosome 7, fChaTrf1.hap1, whole genome shotgun sequence genome contains these proteins:
- the chd4b gene encoding chromodomain-helicase-DNA-binding protein 4 isoform X2 gives MSGSEDEREDFGAADEHSLLHGEEEPEDAVSDVDEVPKSKKKKKAKKSSRESRSSKRQRPIREELPVSSPEHLIGVEAAERDADEGGVRSESEGSDYAPGRKKKKRSSSAKDKKKGGAGAEKGGTSSSKSKRKDPEPEDDEDDDDDCQPKSSTQLLEAWGMKDIDHVFTQEDYSSLTNYKAFSQFVRPLIAAKNPKIAVSKMMTLMMAKWREFSTNNPLKGCATANAALAAANVAAAVESMVVAGTDGGSETVAPPSPAPTPAAAPAPAVPPAAPAPPLRKAKTKEGKGPNARKKSKPTPKPPPKPKPKKVAPLKIKLGGLNSKRKRSSSDEDEPDVDSDFDDGSFSVSDGSNRSSRPKKKPKSAKKKKKVETEDGDGYETDHQDYCEVCQQGGEIILCDTCPRAYHMVCLDPDMEKAPEGKWSCPHCEKEGIQWEARDDLSEADGEDEEDRRDEGVEEEDDHHIEFCRVCKDGGELLCCDTCPSSYHIHCLNPPLPEIPNGEWICPRCKCPPMKGKVQKVLTWRWGEPPAPTPVPRPADLPADAPDPPPMAGRREREFFVKWCNMSYWHCSWVLELQLELNCQVMFRNYQRKTDMDEPPPVDFGGEGDDDKSTKRKNKDPLFVHMEEEFYRYGVKMEWLMIHRILNHSVDKKNNVHYLIKWRDLPYDQSTWESEDMDIPEFDTYKQTYWNHRELMVGEEGRPGKKLKKAVKVKKAERPPANPVVDPTIKFDRQPDYLDSTGGTLHPYQLEGLNWLRFSWAQATDTILADEMGLGKTVQTAVFLYSLYKEGHSKGPFLVSAPLSTIINWEREFEMWAPDMYVVTYVGDKDSRAVIRENEFSFEGNAIRGGKKASKMKKDSPVKFHVLLTSYELITIDQAVLGSIEWACLVVDEAHRLKNNQSKFFRVLNNYPLQHKLLLTGTPLQNNLEELFHLLNFLTPERFNNLEGFLEEFADIAKEDQIKKLHDMLGPHMLRRLKADVFKHMPSKTELIVRVELSPMQKKYYKFILTRNFEALNTRGGGNQVSLLNVVMDLKKCCNHPYLFPAAATEAPKLPNGMYEGNALTKSSGKLMLLQKMMKKLKEGGHRVLVFSQMTKMLDLLEDFLENEGYKYERIDGGVTGNLRQEAIDRFNAPGAPQFAFLLSTRAGGLGINLASADTVIIYDSDWNPHNDIQAFSRAHRIGQNRKVMIYRFVTKASVEERITQVAKKKMMLTHLVVRPGLGSKTGSMSKQELDDILKFGTEELFKDEVGEGDNKEDDSSVIHYDDQAIDRLLDRNQDATDDTELQSMNEYLSSFKVAQYVVKDEDDEEEVEREVIKQEESVDPDYWEKLLRHHYEQQQEDLARNLGKGKRTRKPVNYNDGSQEDRGIRQDWQEDQSDNQSDYSVASEEGDEDFDERSEANARRPNRKGLRNDRDKPLPPLLARVGGNIEVLGFNARQRKAFLNAVMRYGMPPQDAFTNQWLVRDLRGKSEKEFKAYVSLFMRHLCEPGADGAETFADGVPREGLSRQHVLTRIGVMSLIRKKVQEFEHVNGQWSMPWMAELEENKRAAALAAGEDPKTPSTGTPADTQPNTPVPEDLSKSEDKEDMKKELEDGKGAKKADDPEIIEIPDESEKSPCLEKKEGEVDSTMAKEEKEKEAGSGDEGKEKEAEDANKEKEEKDKTLELEKDTPAEVKGEGSEGKTDSEEDKTKAEEGKDEKMDTSSPTEETKEQKEEKDTVKIDESGKLQNGENTKEGTTAASVVNVSEEKKKATKQRFMFNIADGGFTELHSLWQNEERAATVTKKTFEIWHRRHDYWLLAGIIQHGYARWQDVQNDVRFAILNEPFKGEMSRGNFLEIKNKFLARRFKLLEQALVIEEQLRRAAYLNMTEDPSHPSMALNTRFSEVECLAESHQHLSKESMSGNKPANAVLHKVLKQLEELLSDMKADVTRLPATIARIPPVAVRLQMSERNILSRLASRGPEVTAQNQSQTSQQMQVPR, from the exons ATGTCGGGCAGTGAGGATGAGAGGGAAGACTTTGGAGCCGCGGACGAGCACTCACTTCTTCACG GTGAGGAAGAGCCGGAGGATGCTGTGTCTGACGTAGACGAGGTACCCAAgtcgaagaagaagaagaaagccaAGAAGAGCAGCCgagagagcaggagcagcaagAGGCAGAGACCCATCAGAGAG GAGTTGCCAGTCAGCTCCCCAGAGCACCTGATTGGAgtagaagcagcagagagagatgcagaCGAGGGAGGTGTGCGGTCAGAGAGTGAAGGAAGCGACTATGCTCCggggaggaaaaagaagaaacgcTCCAGCTCTGCCAAAGATAAGAAGAAAGGAGGTGCGGGAGCAGAGAAAGGAGGCACGTCCAGCTCGAAGAGCAAACGCAAAGATCCCGAACCAGAAGACGACGAGGACGATGACGATGATTGCCAG CCGAAAAGCTCCacccagctgctggaggcctgGGGCATGAAAGACATTGACCACGTCTTTACTCAGGAAGACTACAGCTCCCTCACTAACTACAAGGCCTTCAGCCAGTTTGTCAG GCCGTTAATTGCAGCTAAGAACCCCAAAATTGCTGTGTCCAAGATGATGACTTTAATGATGGCTAAGTGGAGAGAATTCAGCACCAACAACCCTCTGAAG GGTTGCGCCACTGCCAATGCAGCCCTGGCAGCTGCCaatgtggctgcagctgtggagagcatggtggtggcagggACAGACGGAGGGTCGGAGACAGTTGCTCCTCCTTCACCTGCACCGACTCCTGCCGCTGCGCCTGCACCTGCTGTCCCCCCAGCAGCCCCGGCACCTCCACTCCGCAAGGCCAAGACCAAAGAGGGCAAAG gTCCCAACGCGCGCAAAAAGTCGAAGCCCACACCTAAACCTCCACCCAAACCCAAACCCAAGAAGGTGGCTCCACTCAAGATCAAACTAGGGGGCCTTAATAGCAAGAGGAAGCGCTCCTCT agtgatgaagatgaaccAGATGTTGACAGTGATTTTGATGATGGGAGCTTCTCCGTGTCTGATGGCTCCAACCGCAGCAGCCGCCCCAAGAAGAAACCCAAGAgtgcaaaaaagaagaagaaag TGGAGACGGAGGACGGCGATGGCTATGAGACAGACCACCAGGACTACTGTGAGGTGTGCCAGCAAGGAGGAGAAATCATTCTGTGTGACACCTGTCCCAGAGCTTATCACATGGTCTGTCTGGACCCTGACATGGAGAAAGCACCTGAGGGCAAGTGGAGCTGCCCGCACTGT gagaaggaggggaTCCAGTGGGAGGCCAGAGATGATCTCTCTGAGGCCGAcggggaggatgaggaagacaGGCGGGATGAAGGGgtggaagaagaagacgacCACCACATTGAGTTCTGCCGGGTGTGTAAGGATGGAGGGGAGCTGCTTTGCTGTGACACCTGCCCCTCCTCCTACCACATCCACTGCCTCAACCCTCCTCTCCCTGAAATCCCCAATGGAGAATGGATCTGCCCCCGCTGCAAG TGCCCACCGATGAAGGGCAAAGTCCAGAAGGTTTTAACATGGCGATGGGGGGAGCCGCCAGCGCCCACGCCTGTCCCTCGGCCTGCTGACCTCCCTGCTGATGCTCCTGATCCCCCACCGATGGCGGGCCGCAGGGAGAGGGAGTTCTTTGTCAAATGGTGCAATATGTCCTACTGGCACTGCTCCTGGGTGCTGGAGCTACAG CTGGAGCTGAACTGCCAGGTGATGTTCCGTAACTACCAGAGGAAAACTGACATGGACGAACCTCCACCTGTGGATTTCGGAGGAGAGGGCGATGATGACAAGAGCACTAAGAGGAAGAACAAGGATCCTCTCTTTGTCCACATGGAAGAGGAGTTTTATCGCTATGGAGTCAAAATGGAGTGGCTAATGATCCACCGCATCCTCAACCACAG TGTTGATAAAAAGAACAACGTGCATTACTTGATCAAATGGAGAGATCTGCCCTATGACCAGTCAACCTGGGAGAGCGAAGACATGGACATCCCAGAGTTTGACACCTACAAACAGACATACTGGAATCACAG AGAATTGATGGTGGGTGAGGAGGGCAGGCCTgggaagaagctgaagaaggcAGTCAAAGTCAAGAAGGCAGAGCGACCACCTGCTAATCCAGTTGTAGAT CCCACCATCAAGTTTGATCGGCAGCCCGACTATCTGGACAGCACAGGAGGCACTCTGCATCCCTACCAGCTGGAGGGGTTGAACTGGCTGAGGTTTTCTTGGGCTCAGGCCACAGACACAATCCTGGCTGATGAAATGGGTTTAGGCAAGACTGTGCAGACTGCTGTCTTCCTCTACTCATTGTACAAGGAG GGTCACTCCAAAGGTCCCTTCCTGGTTAGTGCTCCCCTGTCCACCATCATTAACTGGGAAAGAGAGTTTGAGATGTGGGCCCCTGACATGTACGTGGTGACCTACGTAggggacaaagacagcaggGCTGTCATCAGAGAAAACGAGTTCTCCTTTGAGGGAAATGCCATCCGAGGTGGGAAAAAAGCATCCAAGATGAAG AAAGACTCACCGGTCAAATTCCACGTCCTGCTGACATCCTATGAGTTGATTACCATTGATCAGGCTGTGCTGGGCTCCATTGAGTGGGCCTGTCTGGTTGTGGACGAGGCTCACAGACTCAAAAACAACCAGTCCAAG TTCTTCCGAGTGCTGAACAACTACCCGTTGCAACACAAGCTGCTGCTAACTGGCACTCCTCTTCAGAACAACCTGGAGGAGCTTTTCCACTTGCTGAACTTCCTGACGCCAGAGAGATTCAA caACCTGGAAGGGTTTCTGGAGGAGTTTGCGGACATTGCCAAAGAAGACCAGATCAAGAAGCTCCATGACATGCTGGGACCACACATGCTCAGGAGGCTGAAGGCTGATGTTTTCAAACACATGCCTTCAAAGACCGAGCTCATTGTTAGAGTGGAGCTCAGCCCCATGCAGAA GAAATACTACAAGTTCATCCTGACACGTAACTTTGAGGCCCTGAACACTCGAGGAGGAGGAAACCAAGTCTCTCTGCTCAATGTGGTGATGGACCTGAAAAAGTGCTGCAATCACCCCTACCTCtttcctgcagcagccaca GAGGCCCCGAAACTTCCAAATGGCATGTATGAGGGCAATGCTCTGACCAAGTCTTCAGGAAAACTGATGCTGCTccagaagatgatgaagaagctgaaggagggGGGCCACAGGGTTCTGGTCTTCTCCCAGATGACCAAAATGCTGGACCTGCTGGAGGACTTCCTGGAGAATGAAGGCTACAAATATGAGAGAATTGATGGAGGAGTCACTGGCAACTTGAGACAGGAAGCTATCGACCGCTTTAATG CTCCTGGTGCGCCTCAGTTTGCTTTCCTCCTCTCTACCAGAGCTGGTGGTTTGGGCATCAATCTGGCCTCTGCCGACACCGTCATCATCTACGACTCGGACTGGAACCCCCACAACGACATCCAG GCTTTCAGCAGAGCTCACCGTATTGGCCAGAACAGGAAAGTGATGATTTATCGCTTTGTTACCAAAGCCTCAGTGGAGGAGAGGATCACTCAG GTGgcgaagaagaagatgatgctCACCCATCTTGTGGTGAGACCCGGTCTCGGCTCCAAGACAGGCTCCATGTCCAAACAGGAGCTCGATGACATCCTCAAGTTTGGAACTGAAGAGCTGTTCAAGGATGAAGTCGGAGAAG GGGACAACAAGGAGGATGACAGCAGTGTGATCCACTACGATGACCAAGCAATTGACCGTTTGCTAGACAGGAACCAGGATGCCACAGACGACACTGAGCTCCAGAGCATGAACGAGTACCTCAGCTCCTTTAAAGTAGCCCAGTATGTGGTCAAAGATGAAGACGATGAG gaggaggtggaaaggGAGGTGATCAAGCAGGAGGAAAGTGTTGATCCTGATTACTGGGAGAAGCTGCTCCGTCACCAttatgagcagcagcaggaggatcTCGCCCGAAATCTGGGCAAAGGCAAAAGAACTCGAAAGCCAGTCAACTACAATGACGGCTCCCAGGAGGACCGAGGTATTAGACAGG ACTGGCAGGAGGATCAATCTGATAACCAATCGGACTACTCGGTGGCCTCGGAGGAGGGCGACGAGGACTTTGATGAGCGAAGTGAAG cGAATGCCCGCAGACCAAATCGTAAGGGGCTGAGGAACGATCGGGACAAACCTCTGCCTCCGCTGTTGGCCAGAGTGGGCGGGAACATCGAG GTTTTGGGCTTCAATGCACGACAGAGGAAGGCTTTCCTCAATGCAGTGATGCGTTATGGGATGCCTCCCCAGGATGCTTTCACCAACCAGTGGCTGGTCAGGGACCTCCGAGGGAAGTCTGAGAAAGAATTCAA GGCCTATGTGTCCCTGTTCATGCGTCACCTTTGTGAGCCGGGGGCTGATGGAGCTGAGACCTTTGCGGACGGTGTTCCACGCGAGGGTCTGTCAAGGCAGCACGTGCTCACCCGTATTGGTGTGATGTCACTTATAAGGAAAAAA GTGCAGGAGTTTGAGCATGTGAACGGTCAGTGGTCAATGCCCTGGATggcggagctggaggagaacaaAAGGGCTGCAGCTTTGGCTGCAGGAGAAGACCCAAAGACTCCATCTACTGGAACCCCTGCAGACACGCAGCCCAACACTCCTGTCccag agGATTTGTCTAAATCGGAGGACAAGGAAGACATGAAGAAGGAGCTTGAGGATGGCAAAGGAGCCAAGAAGGCAGATGATCCGGAG ATTATTGAAATCCCAGATGAGTCTGAAAAATCCCCATGCcttgaaaagaaagaaggagaggtaGACTCCACTATGgcgaaggaggagaaagagaaggaggcaggaagtggagatgaagggaaggagaaggaggctGAAGACGCGAAcaaggagaaggaagagaaggacaAGACTTTAGAGTTGGAGAAGGATACTCCTGCTGAGGTCAAGGGTGAAGGTTCGGAGGGCAAGACGGATTCAGAGGAGGACAAGACTAAAG ctgaggagggaaaagatGAGAAGATGGACACCAGTTCACCAACAGAGGAGACGAAAG agcaaaaagaggagaaggacaCCGTGAAAATAGACGAATCTGGCAAATTGCAGAACGGAGAGAACACCAAAGAGGGAACAACAGCTGCGTCGGTGGTTAACGTcagtgaagagaagaaaaaagccACCAAGCAGAGGTTTATGTTCAACATCGCTGATGGCGGATTCACAG AGCTCCACTCTCTGTGGCAGAATGAAGAGAGGGCAGCCACCGTCACCAAGAAGACCTTTGAGATTTGGCACCGTCGCCATGACTactggctgctggctggcaTCATACA ACACGGCTACGCTCGGTGGCAGGATGTGCAGAACGATGTGAGGTTTGCCATCCTCAATGAGCCCTTCAAAGGGGAGATGAGCAGAGGAAACTTCCTGGAGATCAAGAACAAGTTTCTGGCCCGCAGGTTCAAG TTGCTAgagcaggctttggtgatcgaGGAGCAGTTGCGCAGGGCGGCTTACCTGAACATGACAGAGGACCCGTCCCACCCCTCCATGGCCCTCAACACTCGCTTCAGTGAGGTGGAGTGTCTCGCCGAGTCCCACCAGCACCTCAGCAAGGAGTCCATGTCTGGAAACAAGCCTGCCAATGCAGTTCTGCATAAAG TTCTCAAACAGCTCGAGGAACTCCTGAGCGACATGAAGGCTGACGTCACACGTCTCCCGGCCACCATCGCCAGGATACCCCCTGTCGCTGTGCGGCTGCAAATGTCAGAGAGAAACATCCTCAGCCGACTGGCCAGCCGGGGCCCCGAGGTCACGGCTCAGAACCAATCACAGACCTCACAACAGATGCAGGTGCCGCGCTGA